A genomic stretch from Hymenobacter psoromatis includes:
- a CDS encoding acetylornithine carbamoyltransferase — protein sequence MKNFLSFADAGDYQALLNQALAIKQNPYGYQHIGKNKTVGLIFFNPSLRTRLSSLKAAYNLGAQAWVLNAGADSWTLEMADGAVMNGSTQEHIKDAIAVMSEYCDVLGVRTFPTLTDKAADYNEAVLTKIVQYATVPVISLESATLHPLQSFADLITVAETKRKPRVKVVLSWAPHVRALPQCVPNSFADWFSEIDWVDFVITHPEGYELDPKFTKGATIEYDQRQALAGADYVQAKNWSSYRDYGQVLSTDPAWMLTPAHMNLTDNGKFLHCLPVRRNVEVSDAVLDSPHSLIIQEAGNRTFSMQTVLHELLK from the coding sequence ATGAAAAACTTTCTCTCCTTCGCCGATGCCGGCGACTACCAGGCGCTGCTTAACCAAGCCTTGGCAATCAAGCAGAACCCCTACGGCTACCAGCACATCGGCAAGAACAAAACCGTGGGGCTGATATTCTTTAACCCCAGCCTGCGCACCCGGCTCAGTAGCCTGAAAGCGGCCTACAACCTGGGCGCGCAAGCCTGGGTGCTGAACGCCGGGGCCGACTCGTGGACCCTGGAAATGGCCGACGGGGCCGTGATGAACGGCTCGACGCAGGAGCACATCAAGGATGCCATCGCCGTGATGAGTGAGTATTGCGACGTGCTGGGCGTGCGCACCTTCCCGACCTTAACGGACAAAGCGGCCGACTACAACGAGGCGGTACTGACCAAAATCGTGCAGTACGCCACGGTGCCGGTTATCAGCCTGGAAAGCGCCACGCTGCACCCCCTGCAGTCGTTTGCCGACCTGATTACGGTGGCCGAAACCAAGCGCAAGCCCCGCGTGAAAGTGGTGCTGAGCTGGGCTCCGCACGTGCGCGCCCTGCCGCAGTGCGTACCCAACTCGTTTGCCGACTGGTTTTCGGAAATTGACTGGGTGGATTTCGTCATCACCCACCCCGAAGGCTACGAGCTGGACCCGAAGTTTACGAAGGGCGCGACCATTGAATACGACCAGCGCCAGGCTCTGGCGGGGGCCGACTACGTGCAGGCCAAAAACTGGAGCAGCTACCGCGACTACGGCCAAGTGCTCAGCACCGACCCCGCCTGGATGCTCACGCCCGCGCACATGAATTTGACTGATAACGGCAAATTCCTGCACTGCCTGCCCGTGCGCCGCAACGTGGAAGTATCGGACGCGGTGCTGGATTCGCCCCATTCGCTCATCATTCAGGAAGCCGGCAACCGCACGTTCTCCATGCAAACCGTGCTACATGAGTTGCTGAAATAA
- a CDS encoding acetyltransferase — translation MANAITIRPIAPADAAALARVIRDTLAEHGAARPGTAYFDASTDHLPALFAATPRSAYFVAEQSGAVLGGGGIFPTPGLPPDTAELVKLYLLPAARGRGVGKALINNCLAAARAAGYARVYLETMPELTQALPLYEQLGFTYLPQPLGDSGHFGCQLWMARAV, via the coding sequence ATGGCCAACGCTATTACTATCCGCCCCATCGCGCCTGCCGATGCGGCGGCCCTGGCCCGCGTCATCCGCGACACGCTCGCCGAACACGGCGCGGCGCGGCCCGGCACGGCCTACTTCGACGCTAGCACCGACCACCTGCCCGCCCTGTTTGCCGCCACGCCGCGCAGCGCTTACTTCGTGGCCGAGCAGAGCGGCGCGGTGCTGGGCGGCGGCGGCATCTTCCCTACCCCCGGCCTCCCGCCCGATACCGCGGAGCTGGTGAAGCTGTATTTATTGCCCGCCGCCCGCGGCCGGGGGGTAGGCAAGGCGCTGATTAATAACTGCCTGGCCGCGGCCCGCGCCGCCGGCTACGCCCGCGTGTACCTCGAAACCATGCCGGAGCTAACCCAGGCCCTACCCCTCTACGAGCAGCTGGGCTTCACCTACTTACCCCAGCCGCTGGGCGACAGCGGGCACTTCGGCTGCCAGCTGTGGATGGCGCGGGCGGTATGA
- a CDS encoding glutamate synthase subunit alpha yields MTTPTLYRPEFEHDSCGTGFITSIDGRKSHQMVADALTMLANMEHRGACGCDADSGDGAGVLIQLPHWFLLEECVAHGIRLPEPGEYGVGMVFFPKQEQLREGARQLIADAARRLGLPVLGYRPVPVRTAGIGPTALSAEPVMEQLFLGRPPGLATEADFERKLFVLRRLVIKTLNEQLPAALADFYFASLSCRTIVYKGQLTTFQVGMYFPDLSDERVTSAFGLVHSRFSTNTMPSWKLAQPFRYLAHNGEINTLRGNLNWFFAGLPTYTSPYFSAEEMEMLLPVVDAGQSDSACLDNIVELLLHCGRSLPHVMMMLVPEAWDGNDQMDPLKKAFYEFHATFMAPWDGPAALNFTDGTLVGAMLDRNGLRPLRYAITNDGRVLAASEAGVLPLAPASIIKKGRLQPGKMFVVDTKAGRILTDREIKAQAAGRQPYGRWLEDYQIQMESLPEPRLTFTDLGAEAVLKYQQAFGYTREDLETLLAPMALAAKEPIGSMGVDVPLAVLSDQPQHLSSYFKQFFAQVTNPPIDPIRERLVMSLATFIGNNGNILDEDPRHCHCVAARQPILSNRELEKLRSIDTGSFQAKSLQTYFKADGKPGALQRGLERLCRYAEDAVHDCFEVLILSDRAMDSEHAPIPSLLAVSAVHHHLIKCGLRGSVGLVVEAGDVWEVHHFACLLSFGATAVNPYLALASIQTRHAAGLLGSDLPYEKLAANYTKAVCDGLLKIFSKMGISTLQSYHGAQVFEILGLNQSVVDQYFTGAVTRIQGLGLDEIARETLQKHFQGFKKEGALGPELLDAGGVYQWRRKGEAHMFNPETVHLLQHATRTGNYQTYQKYAKLLNEHPNQLFTIRGLLCFAKHRPSIDLAEVEPAENIMKRFATGAMSFGSISHEAHSTLAIAMNRIGGKSNTGEGGEDPLRYEVMENGDSMRSAIKQIASARFGVTAHYLTNADELQIKMAQGAKPGEGGQLPGHKVDEWIAKVRHATPGVGLISPPPHHDIYSIEDLAQLIFDLKNANRAARINVKLVSKAGVGTIAAGVAKAHADVILISGYDGGTGASPLSSIRHAGLPWELGLAEAHQTLLRSQLRSRVVLQADGQMKTGRDLAVAALLGAEEFGVATAALVAGGCIMMRKCHLNTCPVGVATQDPELRKLFSGKPEHIVNLFRFLAEELREIMAGLGFRTLNEMVGRSEFLKVNPEAGHWKARLLNLDAVLSPAPNSSGGTLYNSESQDHGISEVLDWRLLAHAQTALDRQEVVTGEFDVKNTDRTIGTLLSNEVAKRYHAAGLPADTIRYQFTGSAGQSFGAFAASGLTFKLEGEANDYVGKGLSGARLAIFPPAASTFTPENNILIGNVALYGATSGELYVRGKAGERFAVRNSGATAVVEGVGDHGCEYMTGGRVLVLGRTGRNFAAGMSGGLAWVYDPAGQFPVNCNPDMVALEALTETDEAEIQALLRQHVALTGSHLANFLLGNWEEEAGRFVKVFPLEYKRVLVKALRA; encoded by the coding sequence ATGACCACGCCCACCCTTTACCGGCCCGAGTTTGAGCACGACTCCTGCGGGACGGGCTTTATCACGTCCATCGACGGGCGCAAGAGCCACCAGATGGTGGCCGATGCCCTCACCATGCTCGCCAATATGGAGCACCGCGGGGCCTGCGGCTGCGATGCCGACTCGGGCGACGGGGCGGGCGTGCTCATTCAGCTGCCGCACTGGTTTTTGCTGGAAGAATGCGTGGCCCACGGCATCCGGCTGCCCGAGCCGGGCGAGTATGGCGTGGGCATGGTGTTTTTTCCGAAGCAGGAGCAGCTGCGCGAAGGGGCGCGGCAGCTCATTGCCGACGCGGCGCGGCGGCTGGGTCTGCCGGTGCTGGGCTACCGGCCGGTGCCGGTGCGCACGGCGGGCATCGGCCCCACGGCCCTCTCGGCCGAGCCGGTGATGGAGCAGCTGTTTCTGGGCCGGCCGCCGGGGCTGGCCACCGAGGCCGACTTCGAGCGCAAGCTGTTTGTGCTGCGGCGGCTGGTTATCAAGACCTTGAACGAGCAGCTGCCGGCCGCGCTGGCTGATTTTTACTTCGCCTCGCTCTCGTGCCGCACCATCGTGTATAAGGGGCAGCTCACCACGTTTCAGGTCGGGATGTACTTTCCCGACCTTAGCGACGAGCGCGTAACGTCGGCGTTCGGGCTGGTGCATTCGCGGTTTTCGACCAACACCATGCCCTCGTGGAAGCTGGCGCAGCCGTTTCGCTACCTGGCGCACAACGGGGAGATAAACACGCTGCGCGGCAACCTGAACTGGTTTTTTGCGGGCCTGCCCACCTACACTTCGCCCTACTTTTCGGCCGAGGAAATGGAGATGCTGCTGCCCGTGGTCGATGCCGGGCAGTCGGACTCGGCCTGCCTCGACAATATCGTGGAGCTGCTGCTGCACTGCGGGCGCTCACTGCCCCACGTGATGATGATGCTGGTGCCCGAAGCCTGGGACGGTAACGACCAAATGGACCCGCTCAAAAAGGCGTTCTACGAATTCCACGCCACGTTTATGGCCCCCTGGGACGGTCCGGCGGCGCTCAATTTTACGGACGGTACGCTGGTGGGCGCGATGCTGGACCGCAACGGGTTGCGGCCTTTGCGCTACGCCATCACCAACGATGGGCGGGTGCTGGCGGCCTCCGAGGCGGGCGTGCTACCCCTCGCCCCGGCGAGCATTATCAAGAAGGGCCGCTTGCAGCCGGGCAAGATGTTCGTGGTGGACACCAAAGCCGGCCGCATCCTCACCGACCGCGAAATCAAGGCGCAGGCGGCCGGCCGGCAGCCCTACGGCCGCTGGCTGGAAGACTACCAGATTCAGATGGAGAGCCTGCCCGAGCCGCGCCTCACCTTCACCGACCTGGGCGCGGAGGCCGTGCTCAAGTACCAGCAGGCTTTTGGCTACACCCGCGAGGACCTCGAAACCCTGCTGGCCCCGATGGCGCTGGCCGCCAAAGAACCCATCGGCTCAATGGGCGTGGACGTGCCCCTGGCCGTGCTCTCCGACCAGCCGCAGCACCTGAGTAGCTACTTCAAGCAGTTTTTCGCGCAGGTCACCAACCCGCCCATCGACCCCATTCGGGAGCGGCTGGTGATGAGCCTGGCCACCTTTATTGGCAATAATGGCAATATCTTGGATGAGGACCCGCGCCACTGCCACTGCGTGGCCGCCCGGCAGCCCATCCTGAGCAACCGCGAGCTGGAAAAGCTGCGCAGCATCGACACCGGCTCGTTTCAGGCCAAGAGTCTGCAAACCTATTTCAAGGCCGATGGCAAGCCGGGAGCCTTGCAGCGGGGGCTGGAGCGCCTGTGCCGCTACGCCGAAGACGCGGTGCATGATTGTTTCGAGGTGCTGATTCTCTCCGACCGGGCGATGGACTCGGAGCACGCGCCCATCCCGTCGCTGCTGGCGGTGTCGGCCGTGCATCACCACCTGATAAAGTGCGGGTTGCGCGGCTCGGTGGGCCTGGTGGTGGAGGCCGGCGACGTGTGGGAAGTTCACCATTTCGCCTGTTTGCTGTCGTTCGGGGCCACGGCCGTGAATCCCTACCTGGCGCTGGCCAGCATCCAGACGCGCCACGCGGCGGGGCTGCTGGGCAGTGACTTACCCTACGAAAAGCTGGCGGCCAACTACACCAAAGCGGTGTGCGACGGGCTGCTGAAGATTTTCTCGAAGATGGGAATTTCCACCTTGCAGAGTTACCACGGCGCGCAGGTATTTGAGATACTGGGCCTTAATCAAAGCGTGGTGGACCAGTACTTTACCGGGGCCGTGACCCGCATTCAGGGCCTGGGGCTGGACGAGATTGCCCGCGAGACGCTGCAAAAGCATTTCCAGGGCTTCAAAAAGGAAGGCGCCTTGGGGCCAGAACTGCTGGACGCGGGCGGCGTGTACCAGTGGCGGCGCAAGGGCGAGGCGCACATGTTCAACCCCGAAACCGTCCACCTGCTGCAACACGCTACCCGCACGGGCAATTACCAGACTTACCAGAAGTACGCCAAGCTGCTCAACGAGCACCCCAACCAGCTCTTTACCATTCGGGGTCTGCTGTGCTTTGCGAAGCACCGGCCCAGCATCGACCTGGCCGAAGTGGAGCCGGCCGAAAATATTATGAAGCGGTTTGCGACCGGCGCGATGTCATTCGGCTCCATCTCGCACGAGGCGCACAGCACGCTGGCCATCGCCATGAACCGCATCGGCGGCAAGAGCAACACCGGCGAGGGCGGCGAGGACCCGCTACGCTACGAAGTCATGGAAAACGGCGATTCCATGCGCTCGGCCATCAAGCAGATTGCCTCGGCCCGCTTCGGCGTCACGGCCCACTACCTCACCAATGCCGACGAGCTGCAAATAAAAATGGCGCAGGGCGCGAAGCCCGGCGAAGGCGGCCAACTACCGGGCCACAAGGTAGATGAGTGGATTGCCAAGGTGCGCCACGCCACGCCGGGGGTCGGGCTGATTTCGCCGCCGCCGCACCACGACATCTACTCCATCGAGGATTTGGCGCAGCTGATTTTCGACCTTAAAAACGCCAACCGCGCCGCCCGCATCAACGTGAAGCTGGTGAGCAAGGCGGGGGTAGGGACCATCGCGGCGGGCGTGGCGAAGGCCCACGCCGACGTGATTCTCATCTCGGGCTACGACGGCGGCACGGGCGCGTCGCCGCTCAGCAGCATCCGCCACGCCGGCCTGCCCTGGGAGCTGGGCCTGGCCGAAGCCCACCAAACGCTGCTGCGCAGCCAGCTCCGCAGCCGCGTAGTGCTGCAAGCCGACGGCCAGATGAAAACCGGCCGCGACCTGGCCGTGGCCGCCCTGCTGGGGGCCGAGGAATTCGGCGTGGCCACGGCGGCGCTCGTGGCGGGCGGCTGCATTATGATGCGCAAGTGCCACCTCAACACCTGCCCGGTGGGCGTGGCCACCCAAGACCCGGAGCTGCGTAAGTTGTTCAGTGGCAAGCCCGAGCACATCGTCAACCTCTTCCGCTTCCTGGCCGAAGAGCTGCGCGAAATCATGGCCGGGCTGGGCTTCCGCACGCTGAACGAGATGGTGGGCCGCAGCGAATTCTTGAAAGTGAACCCCGAAGCCGGCCACTGGAAAGCCCGGCTCCTCAACCTCGACGCGGTGCTCAGCCCCGCCCCGAATAGCTCGGGCGGCACCTTATACAACAGCGAAAGCCAGGACCACGGCATCAGTGAGGTGCTCGACTGGCGCTTGCTGGCCCACGCGCAGACCGCGCTGGACCGGCAGGAAGTGGTAACGGGCGAGTTCGACGTGAAAAACACCGACCGCACCATCGGCACGCTGCTCTCCAATGAGGTAGCCAAGCGCTACCACGCCGCCGGCCTGCCCGCCGATACCATCCGCTACCAGTTCACCGGCTCGGCCGGGCAGAGCTTCGGCGCGTTCGCGGCTAGTGGCCTGACCTTCAAGCTCGAAGGCGAGGCCAACGACTACGTGGGCAAGGGCCTGAGCGGGGCGCGGCTGGCCATTTTTCCGCCCGCCGCCAGCACCTTCACGCCCGAAAACAACATCCTCATCGGCAACGTGGCGCTCTACGGGGCCACCTCGGGCGAGCTGTACGTGCGCGGCAAGGCGGGCGAGCGCTTCGCGGTACGCAACTCCGGGGCCACGGCCGTGGTGGAGGGGGTAGGCGACCACGGCTGCGAGTACATGACGGGCGGCCGGGTGCTGGTGCTGGGCCGCACGGGCCGCAATTTCGCCGCCGGCATGAGTGGCGGCCTGGCCTGGGTATATGACCCCGCCGGCCAGTTCCCCGTGAACTGCAATCCCGACATGGTAGCCCTCGAAGCCCTCACCGAAACCGACGAAGCCGAGATTCAAGCGCTGCTCCGGCAGCACGTGGCGCTCACGGGCAGCCACCTGGCTAATTTCCTACTGGGCAATTGGGAGGAAGAAGCCGGGCGGTTCGTGAAGGTGTTCCCGCTGGAGTATAAGCGGGTGCTGGTGAAGGCTTTAAGGGCCTGA
- the gltD gene encoding glutamate synthase (glutamate synthase is composed of subunits alpha and beta; beta subunit is a flavin adenine dinucleotide-NADPH dependent oxidoreductase; provides electrons to the alpha subunit, which binds L-glutamine and 2-oxoglutarate and forms L-glutamate), whose amino-acid sequence MGNITGFKEYPRTAPPKAAPTERVAHYQEFIGRYPAPELHQQAARCMNCGVPFCHSGCPLGNIIPEFNEAVYQQDWRAAYAILSATNNFPEFTGRICPAPCESACVLSIHSAPVAIEEIEKHIIEIAFEKGYVRPVAPVLKTGKTVAVVGSGPAGLAVAAQLTEAGHVVTIFERDPHPGGLLRYGVPDFKLEKWVIERRIQLLEAAGVTFRCGVEIGRDLPADELRRAFDAVVLAGGASAPRELKLPGHELAGIHYAMEYLTQQNRRVSDTPVDSEHILADGLDVVVIGSGDTGSDCVGTANRQQARSVAQFAMMHQPGEARPAHTPWPLYPTVFRTSSSHEEGCQRYWGVNTKAYLGDENGDVRALLVSDVTWETDELGRRVRFEEVPGSDREIPCQLVLLALGFTGPANAGLLGQLGVGADEHGNVHAPETTYQTSVPGVFAAGDMRRGQSLVVWAISEGREAARQVDVYLMGKTNLPSKNGAGMVG is encoded by the coding sequence ATGGGCAATATCACCGGCTTCAAAGAATACCCGCGCACCGCGCCGCCCAAGGCGGCCCCCACCGAGCGCGTGGCCCACTACCAGGAATTCATCGGCCGCTACCCCGCGCCGGAGCTGCACCAGCAGGCGGCCCGCTGCATGAACTGCGGGGTGCCGTTTTGCCATTCGGGCTGCCCGCTGGGCAACATCATTCCCGAGTTCAACGAGGCGGTGTATCAGCAGGATTGGCGGGCGGCGTATGCTATTTTATCGGCCACCAATAATTTCCCCGAGTTTACGGGCCGCATTTGCCCCGCGCCCTGCGAGTCGGCCTGCGTGCTGAGCATTCACAGCGCGCCGGTGGCGATTGAGGAAATCGAGAAGCACATCATCGAAATTGCCTTCGAGAAGGGCTACGTGCGGCCCGTCGCGCCGGTGCTGAAAACCGGCAAAACGGTGGCCGTAGTCGGCAGCGGGCCGGCCGGGCTGGCGGTGGCGGCCCAGCTCACCGAGGCCGGCCACGTCGTAACCATATTTGAGCGCGACCCGCACCCCGGTGGCCTGCTGCGCTACGGCGTGCCCGATTTCAAGCTCGAAAAATGGGTGATTGAGCGCCGCATCCAACTGCTCGAAGCCGCCGGCGTAACTTTCCGCTGCGGCGTAGAAATTGGCCGCGACCTGCCGGCCGACGAGCTGCGCCGCGCCTTCGATGCGGTGGTGCTGGCGGGCGGGGCCTCGGCCCCGCGCGAGCTAAAGCTGCCCGGCCACGAGCTGGCCGGCATCCACTACGCGATGGAGTACCTGACGCAGCAAAACCGCCGCGTGAGCGACACGCCCGTGGACAGCGAGCACATCCTGGCCGATGGCCTCGACGTGGTGGTTATCGGCAGCGGCGACACCGGCTCCGACTGCGTGGGCACCGCTAACCGCCAGCAAGCCAGGTCGGTAGCGCAGTTTGCCATGATGCACCAGCCCGGCGAAGCGCGTCCCGCCCACACGCCCTGGCCGCTCTACCCCACCGTATTCCGCACCAGCAGCTCGCACGAAGAAGGCTGCCAGCGCTATTGGGGCGTGAACACCAAAGCCTACCTCGGCGACGAAAACGGCGACGTGCGCGCTCTGCTCGTGAGCGACGTAACCTGGGAAACCGACGAGTTGGGCCGCCGCGTCCGCTTCGAGGAAGTGCCCGGCTCCGACCGCGAAATCCCGTGCCAGCTGGTGCTGCTGGCGCTGGGCTTCACCGGCCCCGCCAACGCTGGCCTGCTCGGCCAGCTGGGGGTAGGGGCGGATGAGCACGGCAACGTGCACGCCCCCGAAACCACCTACCAGACCAGCGTGCCGGGCGTGTTCGCGGCCGGCGATATGCGCCGCGGGCAGTCGCTGGTCGTCTGGGCCATTTCGGAGGGTCGGGAAGCCGCCCGGCAGGTGGATGTGTATTTGATGGGTAAGACAAATTTGCCGAGCAAGAATGGGGCGGGGATGGTAGGGTAG
- a CDS encoding 1,4-alpha-glucan branching protein, translating into MAAPVRDGFGALPHPGGTTFRVWAPAASAVSVIGTFNDWDKTKNPLQAEGDGNWAADLPAKPGDGYKYVLQTPSGELTRNDPYARSVTNSAGHSLVFDPADFDWEGENFQMPAWNDLVIYELHVGTFNVKEVGHPGTFRDVIARLDYLQGLGVNCIEIMPATEFPGAYSWGYNPSNPFALESDYGGPEAFRELVKAAHQHGIAVVLDVVYNHFGPGDLDLWQFDGWSENDGGGIYFYNDWRGETPWGHNRPDYGRPEVRRYILDNALMWLEDYHCDGLRMDAIAFVRNVHGEEDPGADLPDGWSLMRWINEEIKARQPWKITIAEDLRSNPAITGETEQGGEGFSAQWSASFIYPVHEALTAYSDADRDMNALSHAICTAYNGDAFQRIIYTESHDEVANGKSRLPEEIMPGDAENYFAKKRTVLGAALVLTAPGIPMLFQGQEFLAPGAFNDTEPLEWDWAEAHGGLTQLYRDLIALRRDLRGVTLGLRGQGCHVFHINNSDKIIAFARWDGSPEDATVVVVNFANQAHQGYTIGLPAGGNWKVRFNSDWEGYDADFSDFPSLGTDAVAGDYDGYGQHGSIALGPYAAVILSR; encoded by the coding sequence GTGGCAGCCCCCGTACGCGATGGTTTTGGGGCCCTACCCCACCCCGGCGGCACCACCTTTCGGGTGTGGGCCCCGGCCGCGAGCGCCGTTTCGGTAATCGGCACTTTCAACGACTGGGATAAGACCAAGAACCCTTTGCAGGCCGAAGGCGATGGCAACTGGGCCGCCGACCTGCCCGCCAAGCCCGGCGATGGCTACAAATACGTGCTGCAAACGCCCAGCGGCGAGCTCACCCGCAACGACCCCTACGCCCGGTCCGTGACCAACTCGGCGGGCCATTCGCTGGTGTTTGACCCCGCCGATTTTGACTGGGAAGGCGAAAATTTTCAGATGCCGGCCTGGAACGACCTCGTTATCTACGAGTTGCACGTCGGTACTTTCAACGTGAAAGAAGTGGGCCACCCCGGCACGTTTCGCGACGTGATAGCGCGGCTCGACTACCTGCAGGGCCTGGGCGTGAACTGCATCGAGATTATGCCGGCCACTGAGTTTCCGGGCGCTTATTCGTGGGGCTACAACCCGTCGAACCCGTTTGCGCTGGAAAGCGACTACGGCGGGCCGGAGGCCTTCCGCGAGCTGGTGAAGGCGGCGCACCAGCACGGCATCGCGGTGGTGCTCGATGTGGTATACAATCACTTTGGCCCCGGCGACCTCGATTTGTGGCAGTTTGATGGCTGGAGCGAAAACGACGGCGGCGGCATCTATTTCTATAACGACTGGCGAGGCGAAACGCCCTGGGGCCACAACCGGCCCGACTATGGCCGCCCCGAAGTGCGCCGCTACATTCTGGACAATGCCCTGATGTGGCTCGAAGACTACCACTGCGACGGCCTGCGCATGGATGCTATTGCCTTCGTGCGCAACGTGCACGGCGAGGAAGACCCCGGCGCCGACCTGCCCGACGGCTGGAGCCTGATGCGTTGGATAAACGAGGAAATCAAAGCCCGCCAGCCCTGGAAAATCACCATCGCCGAAGACCTGCGCTCCAACCCCGCCATCACGGGGGAAACGGAGCAGGGCGGCGAGGGCTTTTCGGCGCAGTGGTCGGCCTCGTTTATTTACCCGGTGCACGAGGCGCTCACGGCCTATTCGGATGCCGACCGCGATATGAACGCCCTGAGCCACGCTATTTGCACGGCGTATAATGGCGATGCTTTCCAGCGCATTATCTACACGGAGAGCCACGACGAGGTGGCCAACGGCAAGAGCCGCCTGCCCGAGGAAATAATGCCCGGCGACGCGGAGAATTACTTTGCCAAAAAGCGCACCGTGCTGGGCGCGGCGCTGGTGCTCACCGCGCCCGGCATTCCGATGCTGTTTCAGGGCCAGGAGTTTCTCGCGCCCGGCGCTTTCAACGATACGGAGCCGCTGGAGTGGGACTGGGCAGAGGCGCACGGCGGCCTCACGCAGCTTTACCGCGACCTTATTGCGCTGCGGCGCGACCTGCGCGGCGTGACGCTGGGCCTGCGCGGCCAGGGCTGCCACGTGTTCCACATCAACAACAGCGACAAGATTATTGCCTTCGCCCGCTGGGATGGCAGCCCCGAGGATGCGACGGTCGTCGTCGTCAACTTCGCCAACCAGGCGCACCAGGGCTATACCATCGGCCTGCCAGCCGGCGGCAACTGGAAGGTGCGCTTCAACTCGGACTGGGAAGGCTACGACGCCGATTTCAGCGATTTTCCTTCCCTGGGCACCGATGCCGTGGCGGGAGACTACGACGGCTACGGCCAGCACGGCAGCATCGCCCTGGGGCCATACGCGGCCGTGATTCTATCGCGCTAG